A genome region from Carassius gibelio isolate Cgi1373 ecotype wild population from Czech Republic chromosome A23, carGib1.2-hapl.c, whole genome shotgun sequence includes the following:
- the LOC127944274 gene encoding uncharacterized protein LOC127944274 isoform X1, with translation MSTEVREVLLEVYLNGAFYCRESYWASDDKDVQLEFEITNAIYDLLGCSASQEIDVQLEFETDDHVSVGHCSPGEMHMELETDENQNISVCEVKDLQLEMNRNVSVSELKKPALVSEDLRDPAGPSVEDSGVQENSPTESTAGWMFKKISAVFQQLTAIFQTNALNAVGKPEVDLLDPEESFAPDPSISKQEPEVNLVDTEQSCIPEPEMDLLDSEESCLPDPSIPEPEPEMNLVDIEQSCVPDPSAPAPGPEVDLVDPEESCAPGPSVPEPEPEVTSEHLSLENCIRLNVSKLEDRLRECTVSKTPVTEVWPRVFIGNEETAWDRDQLKEMGITHILNAAAPKKDLKFLLGMASEKDLLGTVNTGSRYYRGMNMTYCGLPSFRHWANISKYFLPAAKFIHKALRNPTSKVLIHCTQGLSHSATLFLAYLMICHDMMVEEAIDHVIKVRCIKPYFGHLKHLAFLNDDLVLQRNLKLQGGKTDKKMNKWQVKTK, from the exons ATGTCCACAGAGGTCAGAGAGGTGCTTCTGGAGGTTTACCTCAACGGTGCCTTCTACTGCAGGGAAAGTTACTGGGCATCAGATGATAAAGATGTGCAGCTGGAGTTTGAGATCACCAATGCCATCTATGACCTTCTCGGCTGCAGCGCATCTCAAGAGATAGATGTGCAGCTGGAGTTTGAGACGGACGATCACGTCTCAGTCGGTCACTGCAGTCCAGGAGAGATGCACATGGAGCTGGAGACTGATGAGAATCAGAACATCTCAGTCTGTGAAGTGAAAGACTTGCAGCTGGAGATGAACAGGAACGTCAGCGTCTCAGAGCTGAAGAAGCCTGCGCTGGTGTCTGAAGATCTGAGAGACCCAGCAGGACCTTCAGTGGAAGACAGCGGTGTTCAGGAGAACAGCCCGACAG aaagcacTGCTGGGTGGATGTTCAAGAAAATAAGTGCAGTCTTCCAGCAATTGACTGCAATCTTCCAGACAAATGCACTGAATGCTGTTGGGAAACCTGAAGTGGATCTTCTTGATCCAGAGGAATCATTTGCTCCAGATCCCAGCATTTCCAAGCAAGAACCTGAAGTGAATCTGGTCGATACCGAGCAGTCATGTATCCCAGAACCTGAAATGGATCTTCTTGATTCAGAGGAATCATGTCTCCCAGATCCCAGCATTCCCGAGCCAGAACCTGAAATGAATCTGGTCGATATTGAACAATCGTGTGTCCCAGATCCCAGCGCTCCTGCTCCAGGACCTGAAGTGGATCTTGTTGATCCAGAGGAATCCTGTGCACCTGGTCCAAGCGTTCCCGAGCCAGAACCTGAAGTGACATCAGAGCATTTAAGTTTGGAAAACTGCATCCGTCTTAATGTGTCCAAGCTGGAGGATCGTTTGAGGGAATGTACAGTGTCCAAGACTCCTGTCACTGAGGTCTGGCCCAGGGTCTTCATTGGAAATGA AGAGACTGCATGGGACCGAGATCAACTGAAGGAGATGGGAATTACTCATATCCTTAATGCTGCAGCGCCAAAAAAGGACCTGAAGTTCTTGTTGGGAATGGCAAGCGAGAAAGACCTACTAGGAACGGTCAACACAGGGTCCAGATATTACAGAGGCATGAACATGACTTACTGTGGCCTGCCTTCGTTCAGACACTGGGCCAATATCAGCAAGTACTTCTTGCCAGCAGCCAAATTTATCCATAAGGCTTTGAGGAACCCAACGA GTAAGGTGTTGATTCACTGCACACAGGGTCTTAGCCACTCGGCGACTCTGTTTCTGGCTTATCTGATGATCTGCCATGACATGATGGTGGAGGAGGCCATTGATCATGTCATAAAAGTGAGATGCATCAAGCCCTATTTCGGCCATCTGAAGCACCTGGCGTTCCTCAATGATGACCTTGTGCTGCAGCGAAATCTAAAGCTACAGGGggggaaaacagacaaaaagatGAACAAATGGCAGGTTAAGACAAAATAG
- the LOC127944274 gene encoding uncharacterized protein LOC127944274 isoform X2 yields MHMELETDENQNISVCEVKDLQLEMNRNVSVSELKKPALVSEDLRDPAGPSVEDSGVQENSPTESTAGWMFKKISAVFQQLTAIFQTNALNAVGKPEVDLLDPEESFAPDPSISKQEPEVNLVDTEQSCIPEPEMDLLDSEESCLPDPSIPEPEPEMNLVDIEQSCVPDPSAPAPGPEVDLVDPEESCAPGPSVPEPEPEVTSEHLSLENCIRLNVSKLEDRLRECTVSKTPVTEVWPRVFIGNEETAWDRDQLKEMGITHILNAAAPKKDLKFLLGMASEKDLLGTVNTGSRYYRGMNMTYCGLPSFRHWANISKYFLPAAKFIHKALRNPTSKVLIHCTQGLSHSATLFLAYLMICHDMMVEEAIDHVIKVRCIKPYFGHLKHLAFLNDDLVLQRNLKLQGGKTDKKMNKWQVKTK; encoded by the exons ATGCACATGGAGCTGGAGACTGATGAGAATCAGAACATCTCAGTCTGTGAAGTGAAAGACTTGCAGCTGGAGATGAACAGGAACGTCAGCGTCTCAGAGCTGAAGAAGCCTGCGCTGGTGTCTGAAGATCTGAGAGACCCAGCAGGACCTTCAGTGGAAGACAGCGGTGTTCAGGAGAACAGCCCGACAG aaagcacTGCTGGGTGGATGTTCAAGAAAATAAGTGCAGTCTTCCAGCAATTGACTGCAATCTTCCAGACAAATGCACTGAATGCTGTTGGGAAACCTGAAGTGGATCTTCTTGATCCAGAGGAATCATTTGCTCCAGATCCCAGCATTTCCAAGCAAGAACCTGAAGTGAATCTGGTCGATACCGAGCAGTCATGTATCCCAGAACCTGAAATGGATCTTCTTGATTCAGAGGAATCATGTCTCCCAGATCCCAGCATTCCCGAGCCAGAACCTGAAATGAATCTGGTCGATATTGAACAATCGTGTGTCCCAGATCCCAGCGCTCCTGCTCCAGGACCTGAAGTGGATCTTGTTGATCCAGAGGAATCCTGTGCACCTGGTCCAAGCGTTCCCGAGCCAGAACCTGAAGTGACATCAGAGCATTTAAGTTTGGAAAACTGCATCCGTCTTAATGTGTCCAAGCTGGAGGATCGTTTGAGGGAATGTACAGTGTCCAAGACTCCTGTCACTGAGGTCTGGCCCAGGGTCTTCATTGGAAATGA AGAGACTGCATGGGACCGAGATCAACTGAAGGAGATGGGAATTACTCATATCCTTAATGCTGCAGCGCCAAAAAAGGACCTGAAGTTCTTGTTGGGAATGGCAAGCGAGAAAGACCTACTAGGAACGGTCAACACAGGGTCCAGATATTACAGAGGCATGAACATGACTTACTGTGGCCTGCCTTCGTTCAGACACTGGGCCAATATCAGCAAGTACTTCTTGCCAGCAGCCAAATTTATCCATAAGGCTTTGAGGAACCCAACGA GTAAGGTGTTGATTCACTGCACACAGGGTCTTAGCCACTCGGCGACTCTGTTTCTGGCTTATCTGATGATCTGCCATGACATGATGGTGGAGGAGGCCATTGATCATGTCATAAAAGTGAGATGCATCAAGCCCTATTTCGGCCATCTGAAGCACCTGGCGTTCCTCAATGATGACCTTGTGCTGCAGCGAAATCTAAAGCTACAGGGggggaaaacagacaaaaagatGAACAAATGGCAGGTTAAGACAAAATAG
- the sgms2b gene encoding phosphatidylcholine:ceramide cholinephosphotransferase 2 isoform X2, protein MAVSHLLDEQEDDTPNGGYHMMVTIEDGSRPQTTPTGRPHPSPVTSSGDQVDDSKSTRLARGFSKALRKNQDYIRIPVSRSIDSLLPAEWWKTGIAFIWAAFNLVLTTVMITVVHERVPDKSISPPLPDKFFDYVPRFEWAFSVTEVNGMILVALWFIQWLFLKHRAIVGRRFFFLQGMLYLYRMVTMYITTLPVPSMHMHCAPKLYGDSQGKIKRVLQLVSGGGLSITGSHLMCGDFLYSGHTVMLTLTFLFIQEYSPRSLLWRCYHLICWFLSAMGVIFILIAHEHYSLDVVVAYFITSRLFYWYHTMANNRTLRGSTHNYLNRIWWNRVFNFLEKNVKTTVPCSFSWPLLPPSAVFKNPCKSYSIVQSAQD, encoded by the exons ATGGCAGTATCTCATCTTTTGGACGAACAAGAAGATGACACACCCAATGGTGGCTACCATATGATGGTGACAATAGAGGATGGGTCACGCCCCCAGACCACGCCCACTGGCCGGCCACACCCCTCTCCGGTCACTTCCAGTGGCGATCAGGTTGACGACAGCAAGTCGACACGTTTGGCGAGAGGTTTCAGTAAAGCCTTGCGGAAAAACCAGGATTACATCCGCATCCCGGTCTCAAGGTCCATCGACTCCCTGCTGCCGGCGGAATGGTGGAAGACGGGAATCGCCTTCATCTGGGCCGCATTTAACCTCGTCCTCACTACGGTCATGATCACCGTCGTCCACGAGAGAGTCCCGGACAAGTCCATCAGCCCGCCATTACCGGACAAGTTCTTCGATTATGTGCCGCGTTTTGAGTGGGCTTTTTCCGTCACCGAGGTGAATGGGATGATCCTGGTGGCTCTGTGGTTCATCCAGTGGCTCTTCCTCAAGCACAG AGCCATCGTGGGCCGAAGGTTTTTCTTCCTGCAGGGAATGTTGTATTTGTACCGTATGGTGACCATGTACATCACAACTCTTCCTGTTCCCAGCATGCACATGCACTGCGCCCCGAAG CTCTACGGTGATTCTCAGGGCAAGATCAAGCGTGTTTTGCAGCTGGTGTCTGGAGGAGGTTTGTCCATCACTGGCTCTCATCTCATGTGCGGTGACTTCCTGTACAGCGGCCACACGGTCATGCTGACCCTCACCTTCCTCTTCATCCAGGAAT ACTCGCCCCGGTCGCTGCTGTGGCGTTGCTATCACCTGATCTGCTGGTTCCTAAGCGCAATGGGTGTGATCTTTATCCTGATAGCGCATGAGCATTACAGCCTGGACGTAGTGGTGGCGTATTTCATCACCTCACGCCTCTTCTACTGGTACCACACCATGGCCAACAACCGG ACCTTGAGAGGATCTACTCACAACTATCTGAACCGGATTTGGTGGAACCGCGTGTTTAACTTCCTGGAGAAGAACGTTAAGACGACGGTTCCCTGCTCGTTCTCGTGGCCGCTGTTGCCTCCATCTGCCGTCTTCAAGAACCCGTGCAAGAGCTACTCAATAGTGCAGAGCGCACAAGATTAA
- the sgms2b gene encoding phosphatidylcholine:ceramide cholinephosphotransferase 2 isoform X1 produces MAVSHLLDEQEDDTPNGGYHMMVTIEDGSRPQTTPTGRPHPSPVTSSGDQVDDSKSTRLARGFSKALRKNQDYIRIPVSRSIDSLLPAEWWKTGIAFIWAAFNLVLTTVMITVVHERVPDKSISPPLPDKFFDYVPRFEWAFSVTEVNGMILVALWFIQWLFLKHRAIVGRRFFFLQGMLYLYRMVTMYITTLPVPSMHMHCAPKLYGDSQGKIKRVLQLVSGGGLSITGSHLMCGDFLYSGHTVMLTLTFLFIQEYSPRSLLWRCYHLICWFLSAMGVIFILIAHEHYSLDVVVAYFITSRLFYWYHTMANNRTLRGSPHNYLNRIWWNRVFNFLEKNVKTTVPCSFSWPLLPPSAVFKNPCKSYSIVQSAQD; encoded by the exons ATGGCAGTATCTCATCTTTTGGACGAACAAGAAGATGACACACCCAATGGTGGCTACCATATGATGGTGACAATAGAGGATGGGTCACGCCCCCAGACCACGCCCACTGGCCGGCCACACCCCTCTCCGGTCACTTCCAGTGGCGATCAGGTTGACGACAGCAAGTCGACACGTTTGGCGAGAGGTTTCAGTAAAGCCTTGCGGAAAAACCAGGATTACATCCGCATCCCGGTCTCAAGGTCCATCGACTCCCTGCTGCCGGCGGAATGGTGGAAGACGGGAATCGCCTTCATCTGGGCCGCATTTAACCTCGTCCTCACTACGGTCATGATCACCGTCGTCCACGAGAGAGTCCCGGACAAGTCCATCAGCCCGCCATTACCGGACAAGTTCTTCGATTATGTGCCGCGTTTTGAGTGGGCTTTTTCCGTCACCGAGGTGAATGGGATGATCCTGGTGGCTCTGTGGTTCATCCAGTGGCTCTTCCTCAAGCACAG AGCCATCGTGGGCCGAAGGTTTTTCTTCCTGCAGGGAATGTTGTATTTGTACCGTATGGTGACCATGTACATCACAACTCTTCCTGTTCCCAGCATGCACATGCACTGCGCCCCGAAG CTCTACGGTGATTCTCAGGGCAAGATCAAGCGTGTTTTGCAGCTGGTGTCTGGAGGAGGTTTGTCCATCACTGGCTCTCATCTCATGTGCGGTGACTTCCTGTACAGCGGCCACACGGTCATGCTGACCCTCACCTTCCTCTTCATCCAGGAAT ACTCGCCCCGGTCGCTGCTGTGGCGTTGCTATCACCTGATCTGCTGGTTCCTAAGCGCAATGGGTGTGATCTTTATCCTGATAGCGCATGAGCATTACAGCCTGGACGTAGTGGTGGCGTATTTCATCACCTCACGCCTCTTCTACTGGTACCACACCATGGCCAACAACCGG ACCTTGAGAGGATCTCCTCACAACTATCTGAACCGGATTTGGTGGAACCGCGTGTTTAACTTCCTGGAGAAGAACGTAAAGACGACGGTTCCCTGCTCGTTCTCGTGGCCGCTGTTGCCTCCATCTGCCGTCTTCAAGAACCCGTGCAAGAGCTACTCAATAGTGCAGAGCGCACAAGATTAA